The Arachis hypogaea cultivar Tifrunner chromosome 14, arahy.Tifrunner.gnm2.J5K5, whole genome shotgun sequence genome has a segment encoding these proteins:
- the LOC140178726 gene encoding uncharacterized protein: MNLGMEDGNVAEDNDTQRLKLDEQMLENRRTWELAKESGVMLVNEEDDIMAIFQSQNEEIERKRKLVKQKEKLRRDAKIQVWEELSYIARLCQVPSCYMGDFNEIVHVEERQGTDVLPRSAEEFRSWIQDMHLVDLPLINRKFTWFRGRSCSHIDRALVSVEWLEEFPETRIRSGPRGLLDHCPVILEYMWQREEWRGLGEMQFTDKLKALTVPLGIWHKTKFGDMDKKITKFEEEIKKIDDLVSNGMYDGTMEARRKDNSPMMSFRDGLVCRIEQEDSVNLEVLPTAEEIREDVWDCESSKAPRCDGYKMNFVQRCWGEIGPEFTAAVIGFFQTSRLPTDSNITWVALAPKFIGAKEIKDLRPISMVGCVYKVISKVLVRRMRPVMPSLVGKTQSAFVRGRKIHDGALIACETVNWLKMRKKEAAIIKLDFQKAYDRVRWNLVDIVLQKMQ; this comes from the exons ATGAATTTGGGTATGGAAGATGGGAATGTGGCGGAGGACAACGACACGCAGCGCTTGAAGCTGGATGAGCAGATGCTGGAGAACCGAAGGACCTGGGAGTTGGCAAAAGAGTCGGGCGTTATGCTGGTCAACGAGGAAGATGACATTATGGCAATATTCCAATCGCAGAACGAAGAAATAGAACGCAAAAGGAAATTAGTGAAGCAGAAGGAAAAACTGAGACG AGATGCGAAGATTCAGGTGTGGGAAGAGTTGAGTTACATAGCTAGGTTATGTCAAGTCCCTAGCTGTTACATGGGAGACTTTAATGAAATAGTACATGTAGAAGAAAGGCAAGGTACTGATGTTCTACCTAGGTCGGCAGAAGAATTCAGGAGTTGGATACAAGATATGCATCTAGTGGATCTGCCGCTCATAAATCGCAAGTTCACATGGTTTCGGGGACGCTCCTGCAGTCATATAGATAGAGCTCTGGTTAGCGTGGAGTGGTTGGAAGAGTTTCCTGAGACTCGGATACGCAGCGGACCGAGGGGTTTGTTAGATCACTGTCCTGTCATCTTAGAGTACATGTGGCAGAGG GAGGAGTGGAGAGGCTTGGGGGAGATGCAGTTCACAGACAAGTTGAAGGCTTTGACGGTCCCATTAGGGATTTGGCATAAGACTAAATTTGGGGATATGGACAAAAAGATTACGAAGTTTGaggaagaaatcaagaagatTGATGATTTGGTAAGCAATGGAATGTATGACGGAACGATGGAGGCTAGAAGGAAG GATAATTCTCCTATGATGAGCTTCAGAGATGGTCTGGTATGTAGGATAGAGCAGGAAGATTCTGTAAATCTAGAGGTGCTACCGACAGCTGAGGAGATCAGAGAAGATGTGTGGGATTGTGAGTCTTCTAAGGCACCAAGGTGCGACGGGTACAAAATGAATTTTGTCCAGAGGTGTTGGGGTGAGATTGGGCCTGAATTCACGGCTGCAGTGATTGGGTTCTTTCAGACGTCAAGGTTGCCGACAGACTCTAACATCACTTGGGTGGCGTTGGCACCTAAGTTCATCGGGGCCAAGGAGATTAAAGATTTGCGACCCATCAGCATGGTTGGGTGCGTTTACAAGGTTATCTCCAAGGTTTTGGTTAGGAGGATGAGACCAGTGATGCCATCATTAGTAGGAAAAACTCAGAGTGCATTTGTAAGGGGCAGAAAAATACATGATGGGGCACTTATCGCATGTGAAACGGTAAACTGGCTTAAAATGAGAAAAAAGGAGGCAGCAATAATAAAGCTAGATTTCCAAAAGGCATATGATAGAGTCAGATGGAACCTTGTGGACATAGTGTTGCAAAAGATGCAATAG